The DNA window ATTCACGCTGTGAACTTCGCGCTGGACAATGACGACGGGGCCAGAACACGACACTACGATGAGGCCGACTTGATCCTGATCGGCGCGTCCCGCAGCGGTAAAACACCGACCTGCCTCTATCTGGCACTGCAATACGGCATTAAAGCGGCAAACTACCCGATCACCGAAGAAGATCTGGACGATCAGAAAATGCCGGGCGCCCTGCGGACCCACAAGCAAAAACTGTTTGGCTTAACCATTCAGCCAGAACGGTTGGCCACCATCCGCAACGAGCGCCGGCCTAACTCCCGCTATTCTTCCATGCAGCAATGTATGCATGAAGTAGAGGAAATCGAGTTGATGTACAAGCGGGAGCGCATTCCCTACCTGAACACCACCGCTTATTCCGTTGAAGAAATCTCCACACGGATCATGGTTTCAACCGGGCTCAAGCGCCATCGGTAACTCGCCCCATAAAAAAGGGTGGAAGACTTTCGTCCTCCACCCTTTTCGAGCCTAGAACCTCTGACTTACAATTCCTGAACGCTTAGCCCCAGCTTTTCCGCCACGCCT is part of the Marinobacter sp. JH2 genome and encodes:
- a CDS encoding pyruvate, water dikinase regulatory protein, encoding MKRTAFFISDGTGLTAEALGHALLAQFEKIEFERITVPYIDDEEKAREMAKRINTAADIDGERPLVFDTIVNSAIREIVSGADGFMVDIFGTFLNPLERELNSSSSYSVGKSHAIDNVSSYERRIHAVNFALDNDDGARTRHYDEADLILIGASRSGKTPTCLYLALQYGIKAANYPITEEDLDDQKMPGALRTHKQKLFGLTIQPERLATIRNERRPNSRYSSMQQCMHEVEEIELMYKRERIPYLNTTAYSVEEISTRIMVSTGLKRHR